Genomic window (Sediminispirochaeta smaragdinae DSM 11293):
AAAATCTTCAGTGTCTTTTGCCATCGAACATTGTATCAGGCATGAGCTCAAACGTATCATTTATGTAATTCCTTATACGAGTATTATCAGCCAGAATGCCGGAGTTTTCCGCGGGATTTTCGGAGTAGATAATGTCCTGGAACATCACAGTAATCTTGAACCGGAACATGAAAATGCCAGGAACCGCTTGTTATGTGAAAATTGGGATGCTCCCATTGTTGTTACGACCAATATCCAGTTTTTTGAATCTTTTTACAGCAGCAGAAGTTCTTCCTGCCGCAAGCTCCATAATGTAGCCGATAGCGTGATAATCTTTGATGAGGCCCAGATGCTTCCCTCTGAGTTTTTAAAACCGTGCCTGGAAATAATAAGTGAACTGGTGGATAACTACGGCTGTACAGCCGTTCTCTGTACCGCGACACAGCCGACACTGAATAAAGAAAGATTTTTAAAAGATTCAGCATTAAAAAATGTGACAGAGATCATCCCTGAACCAGAGACTCTTTATCAAAGCTTAAAGCGCGTGGAAATAGAGTATCTTAACGAACCATTATCGAATGAGGATATAAGTACCAGAGTTTTACCGTTACGGCAGGTTTTGATAATAGTCAATACCAGAAGGGACGCAAGAAAAATCTTTGAGTTTATGCTCCAGAACCATCAGGATGACGGTTCTATTTTTCATCTATCGACCTTTATGTGTCCGAAGCATCGGGAACAGACACTCAAAATTATCCGAGAAAGACTGTCGCAAAATATGCCTTGTAAGGTCGTAAGTACCCAATTGATTGAAGCCGGAGTCGATATCGATTTCTCTGTGGTCTATCGGGCCATTGCCGGTCTCGATTCAATTGCCCAAGCGGCGGGCCGTTGTAATCGGGAAGGAAAGCTTGAATACGGTAAAGTATTTGTTTTTAAGGGTGAGAATCCGCCGCCTCCCGGCCATCTGAGGCAGAGTGCTGAATCAGGTGAGAAAACCTTGCAATCTTTTCAGAAAGATCCCTTGTGCCTTGATGCCATAGCATCCTATTTTGATGATTTCTTCTGGAAAAGAGCCGGGGCACATGGGATGGACAAGAAAAACATCGCCTCTCGCCTTAATGTACATCCTAACGAAATTGACAAGATTCCCTTCAAAGACGTGGCAAAGGATTTTTCAATAATTAATCAGCCTACAAAGGCGATTATAATTCCCTTTGAACAAGAAGGTGAATTATTAGTTGAAAGATTGCAGAATAAATATTACTTCCCCAACAGGGATGATTACAAAAAGGCACAGCGCCTGTCGGTTCAGGTTATGGATAAGGTGCTTGATTTGCTTGTCGGATTGGGCGCTGTCGTCGACGCCAGAGGGGACGGGCAGTTTTATATTCTGTCTAACACAGATATTTATAGTAAGCATACGGGATTATCCACGGATGATCCGCAATTTATAGAAAGTGAGAAACTTGTTTTTTAAGGAGGCGTAATGAATTATGGAATAAAATTGCTGGTCCGTGGAGACTATGCCCTCTTCACCAGACCGGAACTAAAGGTAGAACGAGTCAGCTATGATGTAATGACTCCGTCTGCGGCGCGGGCGATAGTTGAAGCGATCTACTGGAAACCTGCAATACGATGGATCATTGATTCAATCCTGGTTCTGAATCCGGTAAAATTTGACAACTTAAGAAGGAATGAAGTCAAATCCAAGATCGCAGAACAGTCTATATCGGCAGCAATGAAGACCAATTCAGCGATTTGTCTTTATGCTGATGATTCAGATATTCGTCAGCAGCGTGCGGCTACGCTCCTTCGGGATGTTGCGTATATCATTGAAGCCCATTTTGAATATGTTCCAGGGATGGGGGATGAAAATGACGGAAAACATCTGGAGATCTTTAACCGGAGACTGGAAAACGGTCAGTGCTTTGCTCAGCCCTACCTCGGGACAAGGGAGTTCAGTTGTAGCTTTGAACCTGTAAAGGAGAAATACACGTCACAGCTTGAAGGTGAGCGGGACCTCGGAATTATGCTGTTTGATCTTGATTTCAGTGACAAAAAGAATCCTCAACCGCTCTTTTTCAGAGCAAAAATGAGCGACGGTCTGATGCTTGTTCCTCATCCCGATTCTGAGGAGGTTCTGAGATGATACTACAGGAACTAAGCAAATATTATAAAAGGCTCCTTGAAGATCCTCAGATTGATATTTGTGAACCGGGATTCTCTCCGGAAAATATTAGTTTCAGAATTGTGATCTCAAAAGACGGAGATTTTATTAATCTTGAAGATCTGCGTGAGCCGGATGAAAAAAACAATCTCAGGCCAACCATAATGAATGTTCCGAAATTCGATGGCAAACGAGCAAGAGGTATAAAGCCTTATTTTCTCTGGGATAAAAGCCATTATACGGTTGGAATAAAATCGGAAAATTCTATTGAAGAAGAAACTCTGGAGCATAAAAATGCATTTATCTTACTGATCGATGAAATCATGGGGGATTCTCTATCCGATTATTCTTCAATCGTTGCCATCAGAAAGTTTAGTTCGAACAAAGATAATATTGCAAAGCTCAAAGCCCATACTCACTGGAATGATTTTCTTAACAATTTTGCGGTCTTCGAGGTTGAAGGATCAGGATTTCAAACTGTATTTGATGATCCTCAGATTCTTGAGATCTGGCGAAAACATTACGCAAAGAGCGCTACCGGCAAGGAGATGCAACAGGGGCTCTGCCTTGTTTCAGGGGAGAAAGGTAGCCTTACAACAACCCATCCGACTATAAAAAGGGGAATAGGGGGAAAGAATGATGTTCCTTTGGTTTCCTGTAATATCGATTCCGGGGAATCCTACAATAAAACGAAAGGTGAGAACGCTCCTGTCTCTTCTATTTCCGCATCATATTTCACAGGTGCTTTGAACTACCTTGTAGATCACAATACCAATAATATCCTTCTGGGGGATACCCGGGGAGGGGATCGGCTATTGTTCTGGGCGGAAGAAAATAAAGAAAGTGAGTCTTTTTTCGGCAGTGTTTTTGATAATCAAAAACGGGACGAGAGCAAACTAAAAGAGCTTGAAGCAACATTTAAGATAATTCGGAAAGGACAATATCCTGATGAGCTTGATGATGACAGTCATTTTTTTGTTCTCGGTCTGGCGCCCAATTCCGCTCGTGTATCAGTTCGGTTCTGGCATGTAGATACGGTAAAATCGATGGTTACAAAAATTGGAAGACATGTAGAAGATTTGCAGATAATCAAGATGTTTCCCGAGAGAGAGACGAATATTCCATCGATATGGCAGCTCTTGATTGAGACTGCGGTTCTCAGGGATTCGAAAAAT
Coding sequences:
- the cas8c gene encoding type I-C CRISPR-associated protein Cas8c/Csd1 → MILQELSKYYKRLLEDPQIDICEPGFSPENISFRIVISKDGDFINLEDLREPDEKNNLRPTIMNVPKFDGKRARGIKPYFLWDKSHYTVGIKSENSIEEETLEHKNAFILLIDEIMGDSLSDYSSIVAIRKFSSNKDNIAKLKAHTHWNDFLNNFAVFEVEGSGFQTVFDDPQILEIWRKHYAKSATGKEMQQGLCLVSGEKGSLTTTHPTIKRGIGGKNDVPLVSCNIDSGESYNKTKGENAPVSSISASYFTGALNYLVDHNTNNILLGDTRGGDRLLFWAEENKESESFFGSVFDNQKRDESKLKELEATFKIIRKGQYPDELDDDSHFFVLGLAPNSARVSVRFWHVDTVKSMVTKIGRHVEDLQIIKMFPERETNIPSIWQLLIETAVLRDSKNILPTLAGPLMRSVLSGNRYPNNILALLIGRIRHDQDDKKKGKWKISSYRASFIKAILNRNYNKELSVALDKEKTSVPYCLGRLFAVLEKIQEDSADGEINTTIKDRYFSSASATPKVVFPTILKLSQNHQKKLRTKSPGNMINKEKLLGEIMGNISEFPATLKLEDQGEFAIGYYHQRQNFFTKKENKGDN
- a CDS encoding CRISPR-associated helicase/endonuclease Cas3; its protein translation is MGKELLAHVKQNDDKEWQIHTLEDHLKGVAVLSAKFTSCFGLEKLAFIQGLTHDAGKASDDFQQKIAGKSGYDSDAHVSTAVDHSTAGAQYVIEKYGEGAIPLAYSIMGHHGGLPNGYDENDSCLEKRLEKEVSEYKTNLPDENLPDTILPSDYLPKKSLKPPKVHFLIRMLYSALTDADFLDTERFMSPEKESLRNDGSVNFIQLKELLDNDLSAYTDRSGINGTRADILDWCRKAANLPQGIYSLTVPTGGGKTKSSVSFAIEHCIRHELKRIIYVIPYTSIISQNAGVFRGIFGVDNVLEHHSNLEPEHENARNRLLCENWDAPIVVTTNIQFFESFYSSRSSSCRKLHNVADSVIIFDEAQMLPSEFLKPCLEIISELVDNYGCTAVLCTATQPTLNKERFLKDSALKNVTEIIPEPETLYQSLKRVEIEYLNEPLSNEDISTRVLPLRQVLIIVNTRRDARKIFEFMLQNHQDDGSIFHLSTFMCPKHREQTLKIIRERLSQNMPCKVVSTQLIEAGVDIDFSVVYRAIAGLDSIAQAAGRCNREGKLEYGKVFVFKGENPPPPGHLRQSAESGEKTLQSFQKDPLCLDAIASYFDDFFWKRAGAHGMDKKNIASRLNVHPNEIDKIPFKDVAKDFSIINQPTKAIIIPFEQEGELLVERLQNKYYFPNRDDYKKAQRLSVQVMDKVLDLLVGLGAVVDARGDGQFYILSNTDIYSKHTGLSTDDPQFIESEKLVF
- the cas5c gene encoding type I-C CRISPR-associated protein Cas5c; amino-acid sequence: MNYGIKLLVRGDYALFTRPELKVERVSYDVMTPSAARAIVEAIYWKPAIRWIIDSILVLNPVKFDNLRRNEVKSKIAEQSISAAMKTNSAICLYADDSDIRQQRAATLLRDVAYIIEAHFEYVPGMGDENDGKHLEIFNRRLENGQCFAQPYLGTREFSCSFEPVKEKYTSQLEGERDLGIMLFDLDFSDKKNPQPLFFRAKMSDGLMLVPHPDSEEVLR